Proteins found in one Streptococcus anginosus subsp. whileyi MAS624 genomic segment:
- a CDS encoding ABC transporter ATP-binding protein encodes MIDFKDVTKVYDDKIALNHLNLTLQSGEIVGLIGHNGAGKSTTIKSLVSVINPTHGQIFVDGKELAANRLEIKKKIGYVADSPDLFLRLTANEFWELVGTSYDMSPSDYEKRLTELLELFDFTAHRYEVIESFSHGMRQKVFVIGALLSDPDIWVLDEPLTGLDPQAAFDLKQMMREHADKGNTVLFSTHVLEVAEQLCDRIAILKKGELLFYGTIEELKGQHPEKSLESIYLSLAGRREEVSPDAS; translated from the coding sequence ATGATTGATTTTAAGGATGTTACAAAAGTGTACGATGACAAGATAGCGTTGAATCATCTGAATTTAACGCTTCAGAGTGGAGAAATTGTAGGATTAATTGGACACAATGGTGCTGGAAAATCAACAACGATCAAATCATTGGTTAGTGTGATTAATCCAACGCATGGTCAGATTTTTGTGGATGGCAAGGAATTAGCAGCTAATCGGTTGGAAATCAAGAAAAAAATTGGTTATGTAGCTGATTCGCCGGACTTGTTTTTACGCCTGACGGCAAATGAATTCTGGGAATTGGTTGGAACTTCTTATGATATGAGTCCTTCAGATTATGAGAAACGTTTAACGGAGCTACTGGAATTATTTGATTTTACAGCTCATCGCTATGAAGTTATTGAATCGTTTTCACATGGAATGCGACAAAAAGTGTTTGTCATTGGTGCTCTTTTGTCTGATCCAGATATCTGGGTGTTGGATGAGCCTTTAACTGGTTTGGATCCGCAGGCGGCTTTTGACCTCAAACAAATGATGCGAGAGCATGCAGACAAAGGAAATACTGTTTTGTTCTCAACACATGTTTTAGAAGTGGCAGAGCAATTGTGTGACCGTATTGCCATTCTCAAAAAGGGAGAATTGTTGTTTTACGGTACGATTGAGGAATTGAAAGGTCAACATCCTGAAAAATCATTAGAAAGTATTTACCTCAGTTTGGCTGGCCGTAGAGAAGAGGTGAGTCCTGATGCGTCTTAA
- a CDS encoding TIGR01457 family HAD-type hydrolase, whose protein sequence is MTYKGYLIDLDGTIYKGKDRIPAGEAFVHELQRRNIPYLFVTNNTTRTPETVQAMLAEQFNVETPIETIYTATLATVDYLNDKNLGKKVYVIGDVGLKQAIAEAGYIEDTDNPDYVVVGLDWEVDYEKLSIATLAIQKGAHFVGTNPDLNIPTERGLMPGAGSIITLIEVATRVKPVYIGKPNAIIMEKAVEHLGLPRQEVIMVGDNYLTDIRAGIDNDIPTLLVTTGFTKPEEVPDLPIQPDYVLSSLAEWDFDAH, encoded by the coding sequence ATGACCTACAAAGGATATTTAATTGATTTAGACGGAACGATTTATAAAGGAAAAGACCGAATCCCAGCGGGAGAAGCTTTTGTCCATGAATTACAGCGTCGCAACATTCCATATTTATTTGTGACAAATAATACGACACGTACTCCTGAGACTGTTCAAGCTATGTTGGCTGAACAATTCAATGTTGAAACGCCGATTGAAACGATTTATACAGCGACTTTAGCAACGGTTGACTACTTAAATGATAAAAATCTAGGCAAGAAAGTCTATGTTATCGGTGATGTCGGACTTAAGCAAGCCATTGCAGAAGCTGGCTATATCGAAGATACTGATAACCCAGATTATGTGGTTGTTGGATTAGACTGGGAAGTGGACTATGAAAAATTGTCAATTGCTACTTTAGCTATTCAAAAAGGAGCTCATTTCGTAGGAACCAATCCAGATCTTAATATTCCAACGGAGCGCGGTCTCATGCCTGGAGCAGGATCGATTATTACTCTCATTGAAGTAGCAACTCGTGTGAAACCTGTTTATATCGGGAAGCCAAATGCAATTATCATGGAAAAGGCGGTTGAGCATCTAGGACTACCGCGGCAAGAAGTGATAATGGTTGGGGATAATTACCTGACGGACATTCGGGCTGGGATTGACAACGATATCCCTACACTTCTGGTGACAACTGGCTTTACGAAACCAGAAGAAGTGCCAGACTTGCCAATCCAACCAGATTATGTACTTTCTAGCCTAGCGGAGTGGGATTTCGATGCGCATTAA
- the hemW gene encoding radical SAM family heme chaperone HemW, with translation MYTKPTSAYVHIPFCTQICYYCDFSKVFIKNQPVDAYLEHLLQEYASYDIKHLQTLYIGGGTPTALSAQQMEFLLAELTKSLDLSCLEELTIETNPGDLDPDKIAVLKDSAVNRVSLGVQTFDNRMLKQIGRSHLEKDIYENITNLKQAGFDNISIDLIYALPKQTMDNVRENVAKAIALDIPHMSLYSLILENHTVFMNRMRRGKLPLPKEDLEAEMFEYIIEELEKAGFEHYEISNFSKPGFESRHNLMYWDNAEYFGVGAGASGYVNGVRYKNHGPIRHYLEAVEKGNARVSEEHLSKQEMMEEEMFLGLRKKSGVSKKRFEEKFGISFEQQYGHVVTELTEQGLLVPDKEIVRMTKKGLFLGDTVAEKFILE, from the coding sequence ATGTACACCAAACCAACTTCTGCTTATGTACACATTCCATTTTGTACTCAAATTTGTTATTATTGTGACTTTTCTAAGGTTTTTATCAAAAATCAGCCAGTTGACGCCTACTTAGAGCACTTGCTTCAAGAATATGCTTCTTATGATATAAAGCATTTACAGACGCTCTATATTGGCGGTGGGACACCGACAGCTCTTTCAGCGCAGCAGATGGAGTTTCTGTTAGCAGAGCTGACGAAAAGTTTGGATTTATCATGTTTAGAAGAGTTGACGATTGAGACCAATCCAGGTGATTTGGATCCAGATAAGATTGCTGTTTTAAAAGATTCGGCTGTTAATCGAGTATCTCTAGGTGTGCAAACTTTTGATAATCGTATGCTCAAGCAAATTGGGCGCAGCCATTTAGAGAAAGATATTTATGAAAATATCACCAATCTGAAGCAAGCTGGGTTTGACAATATCTCTATTGACTTGATCTACGCATTACCCAAGCAGACCATGGACAACGTACGGGAAAATGTAGCCAAGGCTATTGCACTAGACATCCCTCATATGAGTCTTTATAGCTTAATTCTAGAGAATCACACGGTCTTTATGAACCGGATGCGGCGAGGAAAGCTGCCTTTACCGAAAGAAGACTTGGAAGCAGAGATGTTTGAGTACATCATTGAGGAGTTGGAAAAAGCTGGGTTTGAACACTATGAGATTTCCAACTTTTCTAAGCCAGGCTTTGAGAGTCGACATAATCTTATGTACTGGGACAATGCGGAATATTTTGGTGTTGGAGCTGGAGCATCTGGTTATGTCAATGGAGTTCGCTACAAGAATCATGGTCCCATCCGTCATTACTTAGAGGCAGTCGAAAAAGGTAATGCCCGTGTGAGTGAGGAACACCTTAGCAAGCAAGAGATGATGGAAGAAGAAATGTTTCTGGGCTTGCGCAAAAAGTCAGGTGTTTCTAAAAAGCGTTTTGAAGAAAAATTTGGTATTTCTTTTGAGCAGCAGTATGGTCATGTAGTAACAGAATTGACTGAGCAAGGACTCTTAGTTCCTGATAAAGAAATCGTCCGTATGACTAAAAAGGGTCTTTTTTTAGGTGATACGGTCGCAGAGAAATTTATATTGGAGTAA
- a CDS encoding YvcK family protein produces MRKPKIAVIGGGTGISVILDSLRKKDVDIAAIVTVADDGGSSGELRKNIQQLTPPGDLRNVLVALSDMPRFYEKVFQYRFAEEDGALAGHPLGNLIIAGISEMQGSTYNAMQLLTKFFHTTGKIYPSCDTPLTLHAVFTDGSEVAGESHLAEHQGMIERVYVTNTYNDQKPTASRKVVQTILESDMVVLGPGSLFTSILPNMVIEEIGQALLETQAEIAYVCNIMTQRGETEHFTDSDHVAVLHRHLGKAFIDTVLVNIEQVPQEYMNSNKFDEYLVQVEHDFQGLKKQVPRVISSNFLRLENGGAFHDGKSVVDELMKIIQVRK; encoded by the coding sequence ATGAGAAAACCTAAAATTGCTGTTATCGGTGGTGGTACAGGAATTTCTGTGATTTTAGACAGTTTGCGTAAGAAAGATGTAGATATTGCAGCCATTGTAACAGTCGCTGATGACGGAGGAAGTTCAGGTGAATTACGGAAAAACATTCAGCAATTAACACCACCAGGTGATTTACGAAATGTTTTGGTGGCTTTGTCGGATATGCCTCGTTTTTATGAAAAAGTCTTTCAATATCGCTTTGCAGAAGAAGACGGTGCTTTAGCTGGACATCCTCTTGGAAACTTGATTATTGCCGGAATTTCAGAAATGCAGGGTTCGACTTATAATGCTATGCAGCTGTTGACCAAGTTTTTCCACACAACTGGCAAGATTTATCCGTCTTGTGATACACCTTTGACGCTTCATGCAGTATTTACGGATGGAAGTGAGGTGGCTGGAGAAAGTCATTTGGCAGAGCACCAAGGTATGATTGAACGAGTTTATGTCACCAACACCTATAATGACCAAAAACCAACTGCTAGTCGCAAAGTGGTGCAGACAATTTTAGAAAGTGATATGGTAGTTTTAGGACCGGGATCATTGTTTACCTCTATCTTACCCAATATGGTGATAGAAGAAATTGGGCAAGCGCTCTTGGAAACCCAAGCAGAGATTGCTTATGTTTGTAATATTATGACGCAGCGTGGTGAAACCGAGCATTTCACAGATAGTGACCACGTAGCTGTTTTGCATCGTCATCTTGGGAAAGCTTTTATTGACACGGTTTTAGTGAACATTGAGCAAGTTCCTCAAGAATATATGAATTCTAATAAATTTGATGAATATTTAGTGCAAGTTGAACATGATTTTCAAGGCCTGAAAAAACAAGTTCCTCGTGTCATTTCGTCTAATTTTCTTCGCTTGGAAAATGGCGGAGCTTTTCATGACGGTAAGTCTGTGGTAGATGAACTGATGAAGATCATACAGGTGCGTAAATGA
- the ndk gene encoding nucleoside-diphosphate kinase — translation MEQTFFIIKPDGVKRGLVGEVLKRVEQRGYKIERLEMRTNISNELIDQHYEALLTKDFYPSIRDYMTSGPVIIGVLSGSQVISGWRHMMGATRPEEALPGTIRGDFAQAAEAGETIRNVVHGSDSEESAKREIALWFGNH, via the coding sequence ATGGAACAAACATTTTTTATTATAAAACCAGACGGCGTAAAACGTGGCTTGGTTGGAGAAGTACTGAAGCGCGTAGAACAACGTGGTTATAAAATCGAACGTTTGGAAATGAGAACCAATATTTCAAATGAGTTAATTGATCAGCATTATGAAGCTCTGTTAACGAAAGATTTTTATCCTTCAATCCGTGATTATATGACAAGCGGACCTGTGATTATCGGTGTTTTATCGGGAAGCCAAGTAATTTCAGGTTGGCGTCACATGATGGGTGCTACTCGTCCGGAAGAAGCTCTACCGGGAACTATTCGCGGAGATTTTGCACAAGCAGCTGAAGCTGGTGAAACGATTCGAAATGTTGTTCATGGTTCAGATTCTGAAGAATCTGCCAAACGGGAAATTGCGCTTTGGTTTGGTAATCATTAA
- a CDS encoding acyl-[acyl-carrier-protein] thioesterase encodes MGLTYQMKMKIPFDMADMNGHIKLPDVILLSLQVSGLQSIDLGISDKDMLERCNLVWIITDYDIDVVRLPKFGEEMTIETEALSYNRLFCYRRFTVFDENDVAVIEMMATFVLMDRDSRKVHAVEPKIVAPYEAEFSKKLIRGPKYPELKDSISKDYHVRFYDLDMNGHVNNSKYLDWIFEVVGADFLMKHVPKKVHLKYVKEVRPGGQITSSYDLNGLESNHQISSDGDTNAQAMVTWQEIS; translated from the coding sequence ATGGGTTTAACTTATCAAATGAAAATGAAAATTCCGTTTGACATGGCGGATATGAACGGTCATATCAAGTTGCCTGATGTCATTTTGCTGTCCTTACAGGTATCAGGTTTGCAGTCTATTGACTTGGGGATTAGCGACAAGGATATGCTGGAGAGATGCAATTTGGTCTGGATTATTACTGACTATGATATTGATGTGGTACGGCTGCCTAAATTTGGTGAAGAAATGACGATTGAAACAGAAGCACTTTCCTATAATCGTCTCTTTTGTTATCGTCGTTTTACCGTTTTTGATGAAAATGATGTTGCTGTGATTGAAATGATGGCTACCTTTGTCCTTATGGACAGAGACAGTCGAAAAGTGCACGCTGTAGAGCCAAAGATTGTTGCGCCTTACGAGGCAGAATTTTCTAAAAAGTTGATTCGTGGACCAAAATATCCAGAACTGAAAGATTCGATCAGTAAAGATTATCATGTTCGGTTTTATGATTTAGACATGAATGGTCATGTCAACAACAGCAAGTATCTGGACTGGATTTTTGAAGTTGTGGGTGCTGATTTTCTCATGAAACACGTTCCCAAAAAAGTTCACCTCAAGTATGTCAAGGAAGTGCGACCTGGTGGGCAGATTACCTCTAGCTATGATTTGAATGGATTAGAGAGCAATCATCAGATTTCCAGCGATGGTGATACCAATGCACAAGCTATGGTAACTTGGCAAGAAATTTCATAA
- the rapZ gene encoding RNase adapter RapZ encodes MSDKQIHLVIVTGMSGAGKTVAIQSFEDLGYFTIDNMPPTLVPKFLQLIETTQDNDKIAMVVDMRSRSFFSEIQKVLDEIESNAGLDFKILFLDAADTELVARYKETRRSHPLAADGRILDGIKLERELLAPLKNMSQNVVDTTDLTPRALRKTISEHFSDSTKLQSFRVEVVSFGFKYGIPLDADLVFDVRFLPNPYYQPELRNQTGLDKAVYDYVMNHTESEEFYQHLVALIKPILPGYKKEGKSVLTIAVGCTGGQHRSVAFAQRLADDLANGWTVHSSHRDKDRRKETVNRS; translated from the coding sequence ATGTCAGACAAACAAATTCATTTGGTTATCGTGACGGGAATGAGTGGAGCGGGAAAGACCGTGGCCATCCAGTCTTTTGAAGATTTGGGCTATTTTACGATTGATAATATGCCCCCCACGCTGGTTCCTAAATTTTTGCAGTTAATCGAAACAACGCAAGACAACGACAAGATTGCTATGGTTGTAGATATGCGTAGTCGTTCCTTCTTTTCTGAGATTCAGAAAGTTCTAGATGAGATTGAAAGTAACGCTGGACTTGATTTTAAGATTTTGTTTTTAGATGCGGCAGATACAGAATTAGTTGCACGTTACAAGGAAACGCGGCGTAGCCACCCCTTAGCAGCAGACGGTCGTATTTTAGACGGGATAAAATTAGAGCGGGAATTACTTGCACCATTAAAAAACATGAGCCAAAATGTGGTAGATACGACTGACTTAACACCACGTGCATTACGTAAAACAATTTCTGAGCATTTCTCGGACTCAACAAAACTCCAATCATTTCGCGTTGAAGTGGTAAGTTTCGGCTTTAAATACGGTATCCCGTTGGACGCGGATCTTGTTTTTGATGTGCGTTTTTTACCAAATCCTTATTACCAACCAGAACTCCGCAATCAAACAGGGCTTGATAAAGCAGTTTATGATTATGTCATGAATCATACGGAATCAGAAGAATTTTATCAACATTTAGTGGCACTTATCAAGCCTATTTTGCCGGGTTACAAAAAAGAAGGAAAGTCTGTTTTGACAATTGCTGTCGGTTGTACAGGTGGTCAACACAGAAGTGTCGCTTTTGCCCAACGTTTAGCCGATGATTTGGCTAATGGTTGGACTGTTCATTCGTCTCATCGAGATAAAGACCGTAGAAAGGAAACGGTAAACCGTTCATGA
- the whiA gene encoding DNA-binding protein WhiA, whose protein sequence is MSFTIKVKEELLGLGRQDKTELSAIIKMSGSLGIANQGLTLSVTTENAKIARHIYELLAAFYHVKSDIRHHQKTNLRKNRVYTVFLNESVEQILADLHLADSFFGIEAGIDQAILSDDEANRAYLRGAFLSSGSMRDPESGKYQLEILSVYSDHAEGLATLMRKFLLDAKIIERKKGAVTYLQRAEDIMDFLIVTGAMKAMTEFESVKLLREARNDLNRTNNAETANIARTVTASMKTIHNIGKIIDTVGLESLPVDLQEVAYLRVNHPDYSIQQLADSLSKPLTKSGVNHRLRKINKIANEL, encoded by the coding sequence ATGAGTTTTACTATTAAAGTGAAAGAAGAATTGCTTGGTCTAGGTAGGCAAGACAAAACGGAATTATCTGCAATTATTAAAATGTCAGGGAGCTTAGGAATTGCTAATCAAGGTTTGACATTATCCGTTACAACAGAGAATGCAAAAATTGCTCGCCATATTTATGAATTATTGGCAGCTTTTTATCACGTTAAGTCTGATATTCGCCATCATCAAAAAACAAATCTTCGGAAAAATCGTGTTTACACTGTTTTTTTAAATGAAAGTGTGGAACAAATTTTAGCTGATTTGCACTTGGCAGACTCTTTTTTTGGAATTGAAGCAGGTATTGATCAAGCTATTTTATCAGATGACGAAGCTAACCGAGCTTATTTGCGTGGGGCTTTTCTGTCAAGTGGTAGTATGCGCGATCCAGAGTCAGGAAAATATCAGTTGGAAATCTTGTCGGTTTATTCTGATCATGCCGAAGGGTTAGCAACCTTAATGCGAAAATTTTTGTTGGATGCAAAAATAATTGAGCGTAAAAAAGGAGCGGTGACCTATCTGCAACGAGCTGAAGATATTATGGACTTTTTGATTGTGACTGGTGCTATGAAAGCAATGACTGAATTTGAGTCGGTCAAACTTTTGCGAGAAGCTAGAAATGACCTGAATCGGACAAACAATGCAGAAACGGCTAATATCGCTCGAACAGTGACGGCTAGTATGAAGACCATTCACAATATTGGCAAGATTATTGATACAGTTGGTTTAGAAAGTTTGCCTGTTGATTTACAGGAAGTTGCTTATCTGCGTGTCAACCACCCCGATTATTCTATTCAGCAATTGGCAGATAGTCTTAGTAAGCCTCTGACGAAAAGTGGTGTCAATCATCGTTTGAGAAAAATCAATAAAATTGCAAATGAACTGTGA
- a CDS encoding CPBP family intramembrane glutamic endopeptidase produces MFKSRMLDNVKQSRYIPPIWLAVILSIVFVYGGEIVGGLALVPISILLGLVLGLVHSGSGFVMIQELISHCMIFIQLFLFFFISLALFLWVKCVEKRPFSSLGFFKENWFKELAKGFLIGSAQFSLIVVLLLVTGVSRLELKHLSLEPFLFIIALIPFWILQGGTEELVTRGWLFPTVTAKSNILVGILISAGLFGALHLLNPGVTLLSIINIILDGIFACFYMLKTDNMWGLAGIHGAWNFVQGNIYGIQVSGQGAEASVFAYNTKSSVDWLSGGAFGAEGSIFTSLVLILSIAYLYWSLKKEDKLPAVLQFRKSHLT; encoded by the coding sequence ATGTTTAAATCTCGTATGCTTGATAATGTGAAACAGTCCCGTTACATTCCGCCTATTTGGTTGGCCGTTATCCTCTCGATTGTTTTTGTTTATGGAGGTGAAATTGTCGGTGGGCTTGCATTGGTTCCAATTTCGATACTGCTGGGTCTTGTGCTTGGCCTTGTTCATTCTGGGTCAGGCTTTGTAATGATACAAGAACTGATATCGCATTGTATGATTTTCATTCAACTCTTCCTCTTTTTCTTTATTTCTTTAGCTCTCTTTCTTTGGGTGAAATGCGTTGAAAAAAGACCTTTTTCAAGTCTTGGTTTTTTTAAGGAAAATTGGTTTAAAGAACTAGCAAAAGGATTTTTGATTGGATCGGCACAGTTTTCTCTCATAGTTGTCTTACTTTTGGTGACAGGTGTAAGTAGGTTAGAACTCAAACATCTTAGTTTGGAGCCCTTTCTCTTTATTATCGCCCTGATTCCGTTTTGGATTTTACAAGGCGGAACAGAAGAATTGGTGACGCGTGGTTGGCTATTTCCTACGGTTACTGCCAAGTCAAATATTTTGGTCGGTATCTTAATTTCTGCTGGTCTATTTGGTGCTCTCCATTTATTAAATCCCGGTGTAACGCTTCTTTCGATTATCAACATTATTCTTGATGGTATTTTCGCTTGTTTTTACATGCTAAAAACGGACAATATGTGGGGTCTGGCTGGTATCCACGGGGCTTGGAATTTTGTTCAAGGTAATATTTATGGTATTCAGGTCAGCGGTCAGGGAGCAGAAGCTTCCGTCTTTGCCTATAATACGAAATCTAGTGTTGATTGGCTTTCGGGTGGGGCTTTTGGAGCAGAAGGTTCTATTTTTACCAGTCTGGTGTTAATTCTCAGTATTGCCTATCTGTATTGGTCTCTTAAAAAAGAAGATAAATTACCAGCAGTATTGCAATTTAGAAAGTCACATCTCACTTAG
- a CDS encoding TIGR01906 family membrane protein, translating to MRIKLTFWLSMLCFLAVAILLTIYLTWLFYPLEISWLHLENQVYLKSAIIQHNFNILMNYLTNPFQQKLSMPNFRSSAAGLHHFQVVKYLFHLAQVAFLVTLPAVCLFVKNIIKKRYLSVFSKAILAIIWLPIVIAGVALGIGFDAFFTLFHQILFVGDKTWLFDPAKDPVIWILPEEFFLHAFLLFFVLYEGFAVGLYLWSRKSYLKKEEN from the coding sequence ATGCGCATTAAACTGACCTTTTGGCTGAGTATGCTCTGCTTTTTAGCAGTAGCTATTTTGTTGACCATTTATCTGACTTGGCTGTTTTATCCTTTGGAAATTTCTTGGTTGCATTTAGAAAATCAAGTTTACCTCAAATCTGCAATCATTCAGCACAATTTCAATATTTTGATGAATTACCTAACCAATCCATTTCAGCAAAAGCTCTCCATGCCTAATTTTCGCTCATCAGCAGCAGGTCTGCACCATTTTCAAGTCGTGAAATATCTTTTTCATCTGGCGCAAGTTGCTTTTCTAGTAACCTTACCAGCGGTTTGTTTGTTTGTAAAAAACATTATAAAAAAAAGATACCTATCTGTCTTTTCAAAGGCGATTTTAGCTATTATTTGGTTGCCTATTGTAATTGCTGGTGTGGCGCTGGGGATTGGCTTTGATGCATTTTTCACTCTCTTTCACCAGATTTTATTTGTTGGGGATAAAACTTGGTTATTTGACCCTGCTAAAGATCCTGTCATTTGGATATTACCAGAAGAATTTTTCCTCCACGCCTTTCTTTTGTTTTTTGTTCTTTATGAAGGCTTTGCTGTGGGGTTATACTTGTGGAGTCGAAAAAGCTATTTGAAGAAGGAGGAAAATTGA
- the uvrB gene encoding excinuclease ABC subunit UvrB, with translation MINRITDNKFKLVSKYEPSGDQPQAIEQLVDNIEGGEKAQILMGATGTGKTYTMSQVIQKVNKPTLVIAHNKTLAGQLYGEFKEFFPDNAVEYFVSYYDYYQPEAYVPSSDTYIEKDSSVNDEIDKLRHSATSALLERNDVIVVASVSCIYGLGSPKEYSDSVVSLRPGLEISRDQLLNDLVDIQFERNDIDFQRGKFRVRGDVVEIFPASRDEHAFRVEFFGDEIDRIREVEALTGQVLGEVDHLAIFPATHFMTNDENMEIAIGKIQSELEDQLAFFEREGKLLEAQRLKQRTDYDIEMLREMGYTNGVENYSRHMDGRSEGEPPYTLLDFFPDDFLIMVDESHMTMGQIKGMYNGDRSRKEMLVNYGFRLPSALDNRPLRREEFESHVHQIVYVSATPGDYEREQTDTVIEQIIRPTGLLDPEVEVRPTMGQIDDLLGEINARAEKNERTFITTLTKKMAEDLTDYFKEMGVKVKYMHSDIKTLERTEIIRDLRLGVFDVLVGINLLREGIDVPEVSLVAILDADKEGFLRNERGLIQTIGRAARNSEGHVIMYADTITDSMQKAMDETARRRQIQMAYNEEHDIVPQTIQKEIRDLISVTKAALPDKEEVVDIESLNKQERKDMIKKLEGQMQEAAGLLDFELAAQIRDMILEIKAVD, from the coding sequence ATGATAAATAGAATTACGGACAATAAATTTAAATTAGTTTCCAAGTATGAGCCTTCAGGAGATCAACCACAGGCGATTGAGCAATTAGTGGATAATATAGAGGGTGGTGAGAAAGCTCAGATTCTCATGGGAGCGACAGGAACTGGGAAGACCTACACTATGAGTCAGGTCATCCAAAAGGTCAATAAACCGACCCTAGTTATCGCTCATAATAAAACCCTGGCTGGTCAGCTCTATGGTGAATTTAAGGAGTTTTTTCCTGACAATGCGGTAGAGTATTTTGTGTCTTACTATGACTATTACCAACCGGAAGCCTATGTGCCTTCTAGTGATACCTATATTGAGAAGGACAGCTCGGTCAATGATGAGATTGACAAACTTCGTCACTCAGCAACCTCGGCTCTCTTGGAGCGCAACGATGTGATTGTTGTGGCATCAGTCAGCTGCATTTATGGTTTGGGCTCGCCTAAGGAATACTCCGATAGCGTGGTCAGTCTGCGACCTGGTTTAGAGATTTCACGGGATCAACTTCTCAATGATTTGGTTGATATTCAATTTGAGCGCAATGATATTGACTTTCAGCGGGGAAAATTTCGTGTGCGTGGCGATGTTGTGGAAATCTTCCCAGCTTCTCGCGATGAACATGCCTTTCGGGTGGAATTTTTCGGTGATGAAATTGACCGCATTCGAGAAGTGGAAGCATTGACAGGTCAAGTGTTGGGCGAAGTAGACCATTTAGCTATTTTTCCTGCCACTCACTTTATGACCAATGACGAAAATATGGAAATTGCCATTGGTAAAATTCAATCAGAATTAGAAGATCAGCTAGCCTTTTTTGAAAGAGAAGGGAAGCTTTTAGAAGCTCAGCGGTTGAAGCAAAGAACGGACTATGATATTGAAATGCTGCGCGAAATGGGCTACACGAATGGTGTAGAGAATTATTCTCGCCACATGGACGGACGGAGTGAAGGTGAGCCACCTTACACTTTATTAGATTTCTTTCCTGATGATTTTTTAATCATGGTAGACGAAAGTCACATGACTATGGGGCAAATCAAAGGTATGTATAATGGTGACCGTTCTCGGAAAGAAATGTTGGTTAATTATGGATTTCGCTTACCTTCTGCCTTGGATAACCGTCCGTTGCGTCGGGAAGAATTTGAAAGTCATGTGCACCAGATTGTCTATGTATCTGCGACACCGGGCGACTATGAGCGGGAGCAAACGGATACGGTGATTGAGCAAATTATTCGACCAACTGGACTGCTGGATCCAGAAGTTGAAGTGCGTCCGACTATGGGGCAAATAGATGATCTTTTAGGAGAAATCAATGCGCGTGCAGAGAAGAATGAGCGGACTTTTATCACAACGTTGACTAAAAAGATGGCAGAAGATCTGACGGATTACTTTAAAGAAATGGGTGTTAAGGTCAAATACATGCACTCAGATATCAAGACTTTAGAGCGGACAGAAATTATCCGCGACCTGCGGTTAGGTGTCTTTGATGTTTTAGTCGGAATTAACCTGTTGCGTGAGGGAATTGATGTGCCAGAGGTTAGTCTGGTTGCCATTCTTGATGCAGACAAGGAAGGCTTCCTCCGCAATGAGCGTGGTTTGATCCAAACCATTGGTCGGGCTGCCCGTAATAGTGAAGGCCACGTCATCATGTATGCTGACACGATCACAGATTCCATGCAAAAAGCTATGGATGAAACTGCCCGTCGTCGTCAGATTCAAATGGCTTATAACGAAGAACATGATATTGTACCGCAAACAATCCAGAAAGAAATTCGTGATTTAATCAGTGTGACAAAAGCAGCTCTACCAGACAAGGAAGAAGTGGTAGATATTGAAAGTCTTAACAAGCAGGAACGCAAGGATATGATTAAAAAGCTAGAAGGACAAATGCAAGAAGCTGCTGGTCTTCTGGACTTCGAGCTGGCCGCCCAAATCCGCGATATGATTTTGGAGATTAAGGCGGTGGATTAG